One Ursus arctos isolate Adak ecotype North America unplaced genomic scaffold, UrsArc2.0 scaffold_15, whole genome shotgun sequence genomic region harbors:
- the F12 gene encoding coagulation factor XII isoform X5 yields MTHTASVQNTSLGSTAREGLGKIPASPETTAPTPLSPEKCFEPQLLQFFHEKEIWHRLEPAGVAKCQCKGPDAHCKLLATQVCRTNPCLNGGSCLEAEGHLLCRCRAGYAGRICDVDTEARCYDGRGLDYRGRAQTALSGARCQPWASEATYQKVTAEQALNWGLGNHAFCRNPDNDTRPWCFVWSGDRLSWEYCRLARCQAPNGTAPQSLSPSRVPTGYPGLPLPSLSALQKPQPPTPASGATPEQPTPVPSSGCGQRLRKRLSSMSRVVGGLVALPGAHPYIAALYWRHSFCAGSLIASCWVLTAAHCLQNRPAPEELTVVLGQDRHNQSCEQCQTLAVRAYHLHEAFSPLTYQHDVALLRLQETADGHCALPSPFVQPVCLPSGPARPAEPEAALCEVAGWGHQFEGAGEYSSFLQEAQVPLISSERCSAHDVHGTSFTSGMLCAGFLEGGTDACQGDSGGPLVCEDEAAEGQLILRGIISWGSGCGDRYKPGVYTDVASYLTWIQEHASS; encoded by the exons ATGACCCACACTGCATCTGTCCAGAACACTTCACTGGGAAGCACTGCCAGAGAG GGACTTGGCAAGATCCCAGCCTCTCCTGAgaccactgcccccacccctttgTCCCCAGAGAAGTGCTTTGAGCCTCAGCTTCTCCAGTTCTTCCACGAGAAAGAAATATGGCATAGGCTTGAACCGGCAGGTGTGGCCAAGTGTCAGTGCAAGGGTCCTGATGCTCACTGCAAGTTGCTGGCCACCCAGG TCTGCCGCACCAACCCGTGCCTCAATGGGGGCAGCTGCTTAGAGGCGGAGGGCCACCTCCTGTGCCGTTGCCGGGCCGGCTACGCTGGACGCATCTGCGATGTGG acaCTGAGGCGCGCTGCTACGACGGCCGCGGGCTTGACTACCGCGGTAGAGCCCAGACAGCGCTCTCCGGCGCCCGGTGTCAACCGTGGGCCTCAGAGGCCACCTATCAGAAAGTGACTGCAGAGCAAGCGCTTAACTGGGGACTAGGCAACCATGCCTTCTGCCG GAACCCGGACAATGACACCCGCCCGTGGTGCTTCGTGTGGAGTGGCGACCGGCTGAGCTGGGAATATTGCCGCCTGGCACGGTGCCAGGCCCCAAACGGGACGGCTCCTCAGAGCCTGTCTCCAAGCCGGGTCCCCACTGGGTACCCGGGCCTTCCCTTGCCCTCGCTTTCAGCATTGCAGAAGCCTCAGCCCCCGACCCCAG CCTCGGGCGCCACCCCGGAGCAGCCCACTCCTGTGCCCAGTTCGGGCTGCGGACAGCGGCTCCGGAAACGGTTGTCCTCGATGAGCCGCGTCGTCGGGGGACTGGTGGCCCTGCCCGGGGCGCACCCCTACATCGCCGCGCTGTACTGGCGCCACAGTTTCTGCGCGGGCAGCCTCATCGCCTCCTGCTGGGTGCTGACTGCGGCTCACTGCCTGCAGAACCG GCCAGCGCCGGAGGAGCTGACGGTGGTGCTCGGCCAGGACCGCCATAACCAGAGCTGTGAGCAGTGCCAGACGCTGGCCGTGCGCGCGTACCACCTGCACGAGGCCTTCTCGCCCCTCACCTACCAGCACGACGTGG CGCTCCTGCGCCTGCAGGAGACAGCGGACGGCCACTGCGCGCTCCCGTCGCCTTTCGTTCAGCCGGTGTGCCTGCCGAGCGGCCCTGCCCGCCCAGCCGAGCCCGAGGCCGCGCTCTGCGAGGTGGCCGGCTGGGGCCACCAGTTCGAGG GGGCTGGGGAATATTCCAGCTTCCTGCAGGAAGCGCAAGTGCCGCTCATCTCTTCGGAGCGCTGCTCCGCCCACGACGTGCACGGAACCTCTTTTACCTCCGGCATGCTCTGCGCTGGATTCCTTGAGGGCGGCACCGACGCCTGCCAG GGTGACTCCGGGGGCCCGCTAGTGTGTGAGGACGA